The following coding sequences lie in one Mucilaginibacter sp. KACC 22773 genomic window:
- a CDS encoding SDR family NAD(P)-dependent oxidoreductase — protein MSFKNKVAIVTGAGQGIGFEICRMLAQKGATVILNDIDIGLAKKAEDLINQNHPESCLAMPGDSSDVGFINTMVDTAIKQYGRLDIAIANAGITLYGDFFAYTKEAFSKVLDVNLGGSFFLAQAAAKQMKAQANGGAILFTSSVVGHQALKSLAAYAMTKAALEMLAKNLVIELSQYRINVNTVAPGATLTERTMEEADYERVWSNITPMGRPAYVTDIANTALFLVSDEAKHITGQSLIVDGGWTSVSTLPDGIK, from the coding sequence ATGAGTTTTAAAAATAAAGTAGCCATAGTTACCGGTGCAGGCCAGGGCATAGGGTTCGAAATTTGCCGCATGCTGGCCCAAAAAGGCGCTACCGTAATATTGAATGATATAGATATCGGTTTAGCAAAAAAAGCGGAAGACCTGATCAACCAAAACCACCCGGAAAGTTGTTTGGCCATGCCCGGCGATTCAAGCGACGTGGGTTTCATCAATACCATGGTAGATACTGCGATAAAGCAATACGGCCGACTGGATATTGCGATAGCCAATGCCGGCATTACCTTATATGGCGATTTTTTTGCCTACACCAAAGAAGCATTCTCCAAAGTATTGGATGTAAACCTTGGCGGCTCATTTTTCCTGGCGCAGGCGGCAGCCAAACAGATGAAGGCGCAGGCCAATGGCGGGGCAATACTTTTTACCTCGTCGGTAGTGGGGCACCAGGCGCTCAAAAGCCTTGCCGCCTATGCCATGACCAAAGCCGCTTTGGAGATGCTGGCCAAAAACCTGGTCATCGAACTTTCGCAGTACCGCATCAATGTAAATACCGTTGCGCCGGGCGCTACCTTAACCGAACGTACTATGGAAGAAGCGGACTATGAACGGGTATGGTCGAACATTACCCCCATGGGCCGGCCGGCTTATGTTACCGACATTGCCAACACGGCACTGTTTTTAGTATCCGACGAGGCCAAACACATTACCGGCCAAAGTTTAATTGTTGATGGCGGCTGGACATCGGTAAGTACTTTGCCCGATGGCATTAAATAA
- a CDS encoding alpha/beta hydrolase produces MYTHQKNYITTGAPATEAGAALVMIHGRGGTAQNIASLADSLNVQGMAICAPQATNNSWYPYSFMAGDKMNQPALNSALDTIDQLVQQIKADGIPEEKIYFLGFSQGACLTLDYITRHAKTYGGAVAFTGGLIGDGLDLNNYQGNFNGTPILITTGNPDPHVPLTRVEESVAIIKNLGADVTLKVYPGRPHTITQQEIDLANQLVFK; encoded by the coding sequence ATGTACACACATCAAAAAAATTATATAACCACAGGCGCCCCGGCAACCGAAGCCGGGGCAGCTCTGGTCATGATTCACGGTCGCGGCGGCACCGCCCAAAACATTGCCAGCCTGGCCGATAGCTTAAATGTGCAGGGCATGGCTATTTGCGCCCCACAGGCCACTAACAATAGCTGGTACCCCTATAGCTTTATGGCAGGCGATAAAATGAACCAGCCGGCTTTAAACTCGGCCCTGGATACGATAGACCAGTTGGTGCAACAGATTAAAGCTGATGGCATCCCCGAAGAGAAAATTTATTTCCTCGGTTTTTCGCAGGGTGCCTGTTTAACGCTGGATTATATTACCCGCCATGCCAAAACATACGGCGGTGCTGTAGCGTTCACCGGCGGCCTGATAGGTGATGGCCTCGATCTTAACAATTACCAGGGTAACTTTAACGGAACACCCATACTGATCACCACCGGTAACCCCGACCCGCATGTACCTTTAACAAGGGTTGAGGAAAGTGTTGCCATCATCAAAAACCTTGGTGCCGATGTAACCCTTAAAGTATATCCTGGCAGGCCCCATACCATAACTCAACAGGAGATTGACCTGGCCAACCAGCTTGTGTTTAAATAA
- a CDS encoding SMP-30/gluconolactonase/LRE family protein: protein MVQVAVNHASFLGEGPVWDWRSNILYWVDIMGGHIHEYNPENKNFRTIDVKQMVGAVTICNDGQLLAALKNGLAIVNRESGQPAFFAHPEAHLPQNRFNDGKCDPAGRFWIGSMAVDETPNAGNLYMLDGNLQITPKIHGTTISNGMAWSPDHKTFYYIDTPTMNVVAYDFDVHSGTISNKKTVITINEKDGYPDGMTIDTEGMLWIAHWNGWQVSRWNPRTATKLFTLPLPVANVTSCTFGGPNLSDLYITTAQKGLTANELMQQPLAGMLFVWNDCGYQGARAFEYKSK from the coding sequence ATGGTACAAGTAGCAGTTAACCACGCCAGCTTTTTGGGCGAAGGGCCCGTTTGGGATTGGCGCAGTAACATTTTATACTGGGTTGATATTATGGGCGGCCATATCCACGAATACAATCCCGAAAACAAGAATTTCAGAACCATTGATGTTAAGCAGATGGTTGGCGCGGTAACTATTTGCAACGATGGGCAATTACTTGCCGCATTAAAAAACGGCCTGGCCATAGTAAACCGCGAAAGCGGTCAACCGGCATTTTTTGCTCACCCCGAAGCTCACCTCCCGCAAAATCGTTTTAACGATGGCAAGTGCGACCCGGCCGGCAGGTTCTGGATTGGATCCATGGCTGTTGACGAAACCCCGAACGCCGGGAATTTGTATATGCTGGATGGCAACCTGCAAATCACGCCCAAAATACATGGTACCACCATATCCAACGGAATGGCATGGAGCCCCGACCACAAAACTTTTTACTATATCGATACACCGACCATGAACGTGGTGGCTTATGATTTTGATGTACACAGCGGCACCATCTCCAACAAAAAAACGGTGATCACTATCAACGAAAAAGATGGTTACCCCGATGGCATGACCATTGATACCGAAGGCATGCTGTGGATTGCCCACTGGAACGGCTGGCAGGTAAGCCGCTGGAACCCGCGCACCGCAACCAAATTATTTACCCTGCCCCTCCCCGTAGCCAATGTAACCTCCTGCACATTTGGCGGCCCCAACCTAAGCGACCTGTACATCACCACCGCCCAAAAAGGCCTTACTGCCAACGAACTGATGCAGCAGCCACTTGCAGGCATGCTGTTTGTTTGGAACGATTGCGGATACCAGGGGGCGAGGGCTTTTGAGTACAAAAGCAAATGA
- a CDS encoding IlvD/Edd family dehydratase: protein MDQQELRSRAWFGRKGKDGFIYRAWMKNQGIPDYEFQGKPVIGICNTWSELTPCNAHFRELAESVKRGILEAGGFPVEFPVMSLGETLMKPTAMLYRNLASMDVEESIRANPLDGVVLLCGCDKTTPSLVMGACSVNIPTIVVSGGPMLTGNHRGKQIGTSDVWRYHDDVRSGKIMEEELLTIEAAMCRSQGHCAVMGTASSMACMVESLGLSLPGNAAIPAADSRRKVLAQLSGLRIVEMVKEDLKLSDILTRQAFENAIITNAAIGGSTNFVIHLLAIAGRIGVPLELKDFDPLSKNIPLIANLQPSGQYFMEDLFYAGGLPVVLKALDGILHRDAITVNGKTIADNYSNAVGYNSNVITTVDAPFNTATGLAILTGNLCESGAVIKPSAASGHLMQHTGKAVVFENIEDFKARIDTDELEVDESSILVLKNVGPKGYPGMPEVGNMGIPKKLLEKGITDMVRISDGRMSGTGFGTVVLHVSPEAAAGGNFALIKTGDLITLDVPNRTLNVAISTEEFAERKRQYVHPDPVTNRGYVKLYLDHVQQAHLGADMDFLVGGSGSKVLRDSH from the coding sequence ATGGACCAACAAGAACTACGAAGCAGGGCATGGTTTGGCCGTAAAGGCAAGGATGGCTTTATTTACCGCGCCTGGATGAAAAACCAAGGCATTCCCGACTATGAATTTCAAGGCAAGCCGGTAATAGGCATCTGCAATACATGGAGCGAGCTTACCCCCTGTAACGCTCATTTTCGCGAGCTTGCCGAATCGGTAAAACGGGGCATTTTAGAGGCGGGCGGTTTCCCGGTCGAGTTCCCGGTAATGTCGCTTGGCGAAACTTTAATGAAGCCCACGGCTATGCTTTATAGAAACCTGGCAAGTATGGATGTGGAAGAATCTATCCGCGCCAACCCATTGGACGGGGTAGTATTACTTTGCGGCTGCGATAAAACAACACCATCGTTGGTAATGGGTGCCTGCAGCGTAAATATCCCCACCATCGTGGTAAGTGGCGGGCCGATGCTTACCGGCAACCACCGCGGCAAACAAATAGGTACCAGCGACGTTTGGCGCTATCATGATGATGTACGCTCGGGCAAAATCATGGAAGAGGAATTGCTCACCATCGAGGCGGCCATGTGCCGTAGCCAGGGGCATTGCGCGGTTATGGGCACAGCTTCATCCATGGCTTGTATGGTTGAGTCATTGGGCCTTTCGCTGCCGGGCAACGCAGCCATCCCTGCTGCCGATTCCAGGCGGAAAGTGTTGGCTCAGCTATCGGGCTTACGCATTGTGGAGATGGTAAAGGAAGATTTGAAACTTTCGGATATACTTACCCGGCAGGCTTTTGAAAACGCCATCATAACCAATGCCGCCATAGGCGGATCAACCAATTTTGTGATCCATTTGCTGGCAATTGCCGGCCGCATTGGCGTACCGCTCGAACTGAAGGATTTTGATCCCTTATCTAAAAACATCCCTCTAATAGCCAACCTGCAGCCTTCGGGCCAATACTTTATGGAAGATTTGTTTTATGCCGGCGGCCTGCCTGTTGTTTTAAAGGCACTGGATGGCATACTTCACCGGGATGCCATCACGGTAAACGGTAAAACCATTGCCGATAATTACAGCAATGCCGTGGGTTATAACAGCAACGTTATTACCACGGTTGATGCGCCCTTTAATACAGCCACCGGCCTGGCTATTTTGACAGGTAACCTGTGCGAGTCGGGCGCGGTTATCAAGCCATCGGCGGCCAGCGGGCATTTAATGCAGCATACAGGCAAAGCCGTAGTGTTTGAAAACATTGAAGATTTTAAAGCCCGTATTGATACCGACGAACTGGAGGTTGATGAAAGCAGCATTTTGGTATTAAAAAATGTAGGGCCGAAAGGCTATCCCGGTATGCCCGAGGTTGGCAATATGGGCATCCCTAAAAAGCTATTGGAAAAGGGAATTACAGATATGGTGCGCATATCCGACGGACGCATGAGCGGAACCGGCTTTGGCACCGTGGTATTGCACGTATCACCAGAGGCAGCGGCAGGCGGCAATTTTGCCCTGATAAAAACCGGCGACCTGATTACGCTTGATGTGCCCAACCGCACGTTAAATGTAGCTATCAGCACCGAAGAGTTTGCCGAACGAAAACGACAATACGTCCATCCGGATCCGGTTACCAATCGTGGTTATGTAAAACTGTATCTTGATCATGTGCAGCAGGCACACCTGGGGGCCGATATGGATTTCCTGGTAGGTGGTTCGGGCAGTAAGGTTTTAAGGGATTCACATTAA
- a CDS encoding DUF6922 domain-containing protein — protein sequence MIRNIHIDELFPKHLFWDVDMSCLDIDNDRDLIIPRALMATTPLTFTNDIAKLEVLYPKAVIARELKTTKERVSNQICRLVARRYHVKQFARFSK from the coding sequence ATGATAAGAAATATCCATATAGATGAACTATTTCCAAAGCATCTGTTTTGGGATGTGGATATGTCATGCCTCGACATTGATAATGATCGCGATCTCATTATTCCAAGAGCATTAATGGCAACCACGCCATTAACATTTACAAATGATATTGCTAAACTTGAAGTGCTTTATCCCAAAGCAGTTATCGCTCGCGAACTAAAAACCACAAAGGAAAGGGTTAGTAATCAAATTTGTCGCTTAGTTGCAAGACGTTATCACGTTAAACAATTCGCCCGTTTTTCTAAATGA
- a CDS encoding nucleotidyl transferase AbiEii/AbiGii toxin family protein encodes MKAVSDSLLETILELQQLPSLSSSSLGGGTNLAIRYGHRRSYDIDLFFPGIIGKRGYELIKEEVIAFYGNDVFAIDYPCDEDDQLLFQRFFVRKGETAIKVEILQNMQTHLEPEIINGVKLMNVYDIASLKLMSASNRANHKDIYDLDYLTDHIVLDELMALLKTRQQTYNQQEHQNIFDQDGEFSPIDNPDLLLKFEEPMKGSSSRPGHSNPRVDFIEGGKNWAVARSSWRRKVRAYFRSIDKDFPSAQPS; translated from the coding sequence ATGAAAGCCGTTTCCGATAGCCTACTTGAAACTATTCTTGAACTTCAACAACTTCCTTCCCTATCTTCAAGCAGCCTGGGTGGTGGAACGAACCTGGCAATTCGTTACGGTCATCGCAGATCCTACGATATAGATCTATTCTTTCCAGGCATCATTGGAAAACGGGGTTATGAGCTTATCAAAGAAGAAGTAATTGCTTTTTACGGTAATGACGTTTTCGCTATAGACTATCCATGTGATGAAGATGACCAGCTTTTATTTCAACGTTTTTTTGTCCGTAAAGGCGAAACGGCTATTAAGGTAGAAATACTGCAGAATATGCAAACGCATCTCGAACCTGAAATTATTAATGGCGTCAAGTTGATGAATGTATATGACATTGCGTCATTAAAATTAATGAGTGCTTCCAATAGAGCTAATCATAAAGATATCTATGATTTGGATTATCTTACAGATCATATAGTACTCGACGAATTGATGGCTTTACTTAAAACCAGGCAACAAACTTACAATCAACAAGAGCATCAAAATATTTTCGATCAGGATGGCGAGTTTAGTCCCATCGATAATCCGGATTTGTTATTAAAGTTTGAAGAGCCGATGAAAGGCAGTTCTTCGCGGCCTGGCCACTCCAATCCTCGTGTCGACTTTATTGAGGGAGGAAAGAATTGGGCAGTAGCAAGAAGTAGCTGGAGGCGCAAAGTCAGAGCATATTTTAGGAGTATAGATAAGGACTTTCCAAGCGCACAACCCTCGTGA
- a CDS encoding NACHT domain-containing protein codes for MEKTLLDWDFISWEDFETLTVYLAQDFFKKPFFEKYLRPGNKQRGIDIRDTNPDTNQPIYLQCKHEKLNTNKLETLLEKFTKEPQWEKPCQFILATTCNLQTEEIQLFIDKQKQLLSNQLEIDWFVWDVHFLEQELRKQFRLVQRYFSLEVARRHCLPPNAQLIEYNPYPNFIPRKVSLSATWGAPKNPYGIREPQDTFTLMELLSDPVASTTQICLIADAYEGKSILLDQTAYELTQSESRLVPLLIRLKNTAIEPIESLLENTFDGWLSIPSQQLVIIIDGLDEVPGDRFIDVVNNLNVFVRRYSHIRLLFACRKLFYNQYELPKRLTGIRFYELEPLNMRQTNEYLQQHLGSRTDEFYKGIRRLDLEPFLAYPFYLLNLVKWYSEGVSSMPGSKIDVVNRFITESLDTSAQRRLSAGVDLDQRRDRYKRLIRQFALALQLSGTNALHYETLQQLFEPADLELLQAGSILSIEDRFWSFSNAIYQEQLAALALKDYPTDTIVGIVSIGKKLRKIRLKWVQTLASYISLLPEEDPGREAVIQLIEQDNIELLTVSDGSKFSTEFRLDVFRKIFEKYIRMSARPILASDTMLGAFSRNDAAIISYLFELLQNDIPEALKVTVCRTLSNIRLSRRQTIEYGEIAFNQLQSLLNPYYAELLMDHMGLQRLGSAEFTELIFSRKDMLQLQEYRDGVYKYLTAHEEVDRYYDFGLEGLKVLYLHNKDTNHFGSELDLQDFLLSTKDPKNLKKLFGELSESGWQEFYQYKASETTRFLNRLTNIAIDCYYKDSSILADIVKFVLALGRNHLKEEFRNIDRFFFETGTNREALIIYLDLDRQRLYSWELADLITPDCFSLLIDYVNNKRLTKDDLRSFIGGLYYRRKHTEAKELQTLTDDTFGKEPINENSPANLWHRAEESRKLNDQRYIQSVDAFREGIVKYFQAFGRQEIEEDELYLEPEDKPNLIDVDSYFVQSYLRRSREEEQRIYLSEVLRLLGGPKDFFYWRAEKLLHYEFKGLSDDSILLTILEEYYNEHISHAVFENAYYFDESGQPMRKRMEYQLCEIWKKHSFKTPDEILLEMTWMEIGGIRGVEHDQLNKRTSLSELLLEHFADRPALLAERIIAHLRLEISHDNVLASHIGFCKYLKLYESVTTILDIILIDRFDHYFQYQAIDVYVALDGDKRNLLDYLVDFKDYNDYVFIHLIKLLRADFPNEVTQLMLPAINYINTSPERKMDLAQQLSNSGVIEGFDYIITELEKRSVAPLHIQHSTIIWQVDTLTALNRLKAVAHMLVDPAFDHNQFWESPKQFIIELLFGFSKKGEDDLLLVEDFMHRTAEQFLSDFPVQSAHLLWHAERAIDQFRESQQAGFSVSFIRQLLKEQIA; via the coding sequence ATGGAAAAAACGCTACTTGACTGGGATTTTATCAGCTGGGAAGATTTTGAAACTCTAACCGTTTACCTTGCTCAAGACTTTTTTAAAAAGCCTTTTTTCGAAAAATACCTTAGGCCCGGCAATAAACAGCGCGGAATAGATATACGGGACACCAATCCGGATACAAACCAACCAATTTATCTTCAGTGCAAGCATGAAAAATTAAACACAAATAAACTGGAAACACTACTTGAAAAGTTTACTAAAGAGCCTCAGTGGGAAAAGCCATGCCAGTTTATTTTAGCTACTACATGCAATCTGCAAACAGAAGAAATTCAATTATTTATTGATAAGCAAAAACAGTTGCTGAGCAACCAGTTGGAAATTGATTGGTTTGTATGGGATGTGCATTTTCTTGAACAAGAACTGCGCAAACAGTTTCGGCTCGTCCAACGCTATTTTAGTCTCGAAGTTGCACGTCGTCATTGTCTGCCACCAAATGCTCAACTTATAGAGTACAATCCTTACCCTAACTTTATTCCCCGAAAAGTGAGCCTTTCAGCAACGTGGGGAGCACCCAAAAATCCATATGGCATAAGAGAGCCTCAAGATACATTTACACTCATGGAACTGTTATCTGACCCTGTAGCATCAACAACTCAAATATGTCTGATAGCCGACGCTTATGAAGGGAAATCGATTCTTTTAGATCAAACTGCTTATGAGCTGACACAAAGCGAATCCCGCCTTGTTCCACTTTTAATTCGTTTAAAAAATACGGCTATTGAGCCTATTGAATCTTTACTGGAAAATACATTTGATGGTTGGTTATCTATTCCGTCCCAGCAGTTAGTAATTATTATCGATGGTTTAGATGAAGTTCCCGGAGACCGTTTCATTGATGTAGTAAATAATCTCAATGTTTTTGTTCGCCGCTACAGCCATATACGTTTATTATTTGCATGCCGCAAACTATTTTACAATCAATATGAACTTCCTAAACGCCTTACAGGTATACGATTTTACGAGCTTGAGCCGCTTAATATGCGTCAAACCAATGAATATCTTCAGCAACATTTAGGTAGCAGAACAGATGAATTTTATAAAGGGATCAGGCGACTGGATTTAGAGCCATTTTTAGCCTATCCATTCTACCTTTTGAATTTAGTAAAATGGTACTCAGAAGGAGTATCATCTATGCCTGGTAGCAAGATCGATGTTGTTAATCGTTTTATCACTGAGTCTTTAGATACGTCAGCACAACGCCGTTTGTCAGCAGGAGTTGACCTAGACCAGCGCCGGGATCGTTATAAAAGACTAATCCGTCAATTCGCGCTGGCGTTACAACTTTCCGGTACTAACGCCTTGCACTATGAAACTCTCCAGCAATTATTTGAACCAGCTGACTTAGAATTGTTACAAGCCGGCTCCATACTGTCCATAGAGGATCGATTCTGGTCGTTTAGTAATGCAATATATCAAGAACAATTAGCGGCATTAGCGCTTAAGGACTATCCTACAGATACCATTGTGGGAATTGTCTCTATCGGTAAAAAACTTCGAAAAATACGTCTTAAATGGGTGCAAACCTTAGCTTCTTATATATCGCTACTACCTGAAGAAGACCCAGGCCGTGAAGCCGTTATCCAATTGATAGAGCAAGATAATATTGAATTACTTACTGTTAGTGACGGTAGCAAGTTCAGTACCGAATTCAGGCTTGACGTATTTCGCAAAATATTTGAAAAATACATTCGAATGAGTGCAAGGCCAATATTGGCAAGTGACACTATGCTGGGTGCATTTTCTCGCAATGATGCTGCAATCATTTCTTATTTATTTGAACTTCTGCAAAATGATATTCCCGAGGCACTTAAAGTCACGGTTTGTCGAACACTATCTAATATTAGATTAAGCAGGCGACAAACTATTGAGTATGGAGAAATTGCTTTTAACCAGTTGCAATCACTTTTAAACCCATACTATGCTGAACTCCTAATGGATCATATGGGTTTACAACGTTTGGGTTCTGCGGAATTTACTGAATTAATATTTAGCCGAAAAGATATGCTTCAATTACAGGAGTATCGTGATGGCGTTTACAAATATCTGACTGCTCATGAAGAGGTAGACCGTTATTATGATTTCGGACTGGAAGGGCTCAAAGTTTTGTATTTACACAATAAGGATACCAATCATTTTGGGTCTGAGCTAGATTTGCAGGATTTTTTGCTTTCAACTAAAGATCCTAAAAATTTAAAGAAGCTGTTTGGGGAACTTTCAGAAAGTGGCTGGCAGGAATTTTATCAGTATAAAGCCAGCGAAACCACACGATTTTTGAACCGGTTGACTAATATTGCTATAGATTGTTATTATAAAGATTCTTCCATACTAGCAGATATTGTAAAATTTGTACTGGCTCTTGGCCGTAATCATCTTAAGGAAGAATTTAGAAATATTGACCGATTCTTTTTTGAAACCGGTACTAATAGGGAGGCTTTAATAATATATCTTGATCTGGATCGGCAGAGGCTTTATAGCTGGGAATTAGCCGACCTGATTACACCTGATTGTTTTTCATTACTTATCGATTATGTAAATAACAAAAGGCTCACGAAGGATGATTTAAGGTCATTTATCGGTGGTCTTTATTATCGCAGAAAGCACACTGAAGCGAAAGAATTGCAAACCTTAACTGATGATACATTTGGAAAAGAGCCGATAAATGAAAACTCGCCCGCAAATCTTTGGCATCGCGCAGAGGAAAGTCGCAAATTAAATGACCAACGTTATATTCAGTCAGTAGATGCGTTTCGTGAGGGGATTGTTAAATATTTTCAGGCTTTTGGAAGGCAGGAAATTGAGGAGGACGAGCTTTATTTAGAGCCTGAAGATAAACCCAACCTTATTGATGTTGATTCTTATTTTGTCCAGAGCTATCTCCGAAGAAGCAGGGAAGAAGAGCAGCGAATTTATCTTAGCGAAGTTCTTAGGCTATTGGGGGGGCCGAAAGATTTTTTCTATTGGCGGGCGGAAAAATTGCTACACTATGAATTTAAGGGGCTCTCAGATGATTCTATTTTACTTACAATTTTAGAAGAATATTATAATGAACATATAAGCCATGCTGTATTTGAAAATGCCTATTACTTCGATGAGTCTGGTCAACCAATGAGGAAACGAATGGAATATCAGCTTTGTGAAATCTGGAAAAAGCACAGTTTTAAAACTCCTGATGAAATCTTGTTAGAAATGACTTGGATGGAAATAGGTGGAATACGCGGTGTTGAACACGACCAGCTTAACAAACGTACTTCACTTTCTGAATTATTGCTGGAACATTTTGCTGACCGACCAGCATTACTCGCCGAACGTATTATTGCCCATCTTAGATTGGAAATTAGCCATGATAATGTTTTGGCCTCTCATATTGGATTTTGCAAATATTTGAAATTGTACGAATCGGTAACAACGATTTTGGATATAATATTGATCGATCGTTTTGACCATTATTTTCAATACCAGGCAATTGATGTATATGTTGCACTTGATGGGGATAAGCGTAATTTATTGGATTATCTAGTCGATTTTAAAGATTATAACGATTACGTTTTTATTCATTTAATTAAACTTTTACGTGCTGATTTTCCTAATGAGGTAACCCAATTAATGTTACCTGCGATTAATTACATTAATACCTCACCAGAACGTAAAATGGACTTAGCTCAACAGCTATCAAACAGCGGAGTCATAGAAGGTTTTGATTATATCATAACTGAATTGGAAAAACGAAGTGTTGCACCACTTCATATACAGCATTCAACCATAATATGGCAAGTGGATACCTTGACCGCTTTAAATCGATTAAAAGCGGTTGCTCATATGCTTGTTGATCCTGCGTTTGATCATAATCAATTTTGGGAATCACCTAAACAGTTTATTATAGAACTATTGTTCGGCTTCTCAAAGAAAGGAGAGGATGATTTGCTGCTGGTGGAAGATTTTATGCATCGAACCGCGGAGCAATTTTTATCTGATTTTCCGGTGCAGTCAGCTCATCTTTTATGGCACGCGGAAAGAGCAATAGATCAATTTCGGGAAAGTCAGCAAGCTGGTTTTTCAGTATCATTCATACGGCAATTATTGAAAGAGCAAATTGCATAA
- a CDS encoding ring-cleaving dioxygenase, which translates to MENTVNGIHHITAIAGNAKRNYNFYANVLGLRLVKKTVNFDDPETYHLYYGDKEGTPGTILTFFPWEGITAGRRGARQATEIGYSVPEGSFDFWLKRFDANNIIYNKVSEKFGEPYLTVLDPDGLKLELIASKTADNRLPWETADVKAENATKGFHSVTITTNKMQPTADILTGVFGYRLLEQHVNRYRFITDAVENAAIVDLVEVAGEVAGHVAGGSVHHVAFRVKNEEVLMQYREKIAALGLHTTDKIDRNYFYSLYFREPGGVLFELATDNPGFAVDEPVDELGTHLKLPAQHERFRSTLEKTLPQLY; encoded by the coding sequence ATGGAAAATACAGTAAACGGCATTCACCACATTACAGCAATAGCAGGCAATGCCAAACGCAATTATAATTTTTATGCCAACGTACTTGGTTTACGCCTGGTTAAAAAAACAGTAAACTTCGACGATCCTGAAACTTACCATTTATATTATGGCGATAAAGAAGGTACGCCTGGTACTATCCTTACATTTTTCCCCTGGGAAGGTATTACTGCTGGCCGCAGGGGCGCACGCCAGGCTACCGAAATTGGTTACTCGGTTCCTGAAGGCAGTTTTGATTTTTGGCTAAAACGTTTTGATGCCAACAATATCATCTACAATAAAGTATCTGAAAAATTTGGCGAACCATACCTTACCGTTTTAGACCCCGACGGTTTAAAATTGGAATTGATAGCTTCAAAAACTGCCGATAACCGCTTGCCATGGGAAACAGCCGATGTAAAGGCCGAAAATGCTACCAAAGGGTTCCACAGTGTAACTATCACTACCAACAAAATGCAGCCTACTGCCGATATTTTAACCGGCGTATTTGGCTACCGCTTGCTGGAGCAGCATGTAAACCGTTACCGCTTTATTACCGATGCGGTTGAAAACGCAGCCATTGTTGACCTGGTTGAGGTTGCCGGCGAAGTTGCCGGCCATGTGGCCGGCGGATCGGTTCACCACGTAGCGTTTAGGGTTAAAAACGAGGAAGTATTGATGCAATACCGCGAAAAAATTGCCGCCCTTGGCTTGCACACTACCGATAAAATAGACAGGAACTATTTTTACTCGCTGTACTTCCGCGAACCGGGCGGTGTATTGTTTGAATTGGCTACCGATAATCCCGGTTTTGCTGTTGACGAACCGGTTGACGAATTGGGTACCCATTTAAAATTGCCTGCACAACACGAAAGGTTCCGCAGCACTTTAGAGAAAACATTACCTCAATTATATTGA